A stretch of the Eulemur rufifrons isolate Redbay chromosome 20, OSU_ERuf_1, whole genome shotgun sequence genome encodes the following:
- the SPO11 gene encoding meiotic recombination protein SPO11 isoform X2, with translation MAFAPMGPEASFFEVLDRHRASLLAELRRAGGEPPGGGTRLASRFEDSVGLQMVSHCTTRKIKSDSPKSVQKFALILKILSMIYKLVQSNTYATKRDIYYTDSQLFGNQTIVDNIISDISCMLKVPRRSLHILSTSKGLIAGNLRYIEEDGTKVNCTGGATAVAVPSNIQGIRNLITDAKFVLIVEKDATFQRLLDDNFCNKMSPCIMVTGKGVPDLNTRLLVKKLWDTFHIPVFTLVDADPHGIEIMCIYKYGSMSMSFEAHNLTVPAIRWLGLLPSDLKRLNIPKDSLIPLTKRDQMKLDSILKRPYVTCQPFWRKEMEIMADSKMKAEIQALTFLSSDYLSRVYLPNKLRFGGWI, from the exons ATGGCGTTTGCACCCATGGGGCCGGAGGCCTCGTTCTTCGAGGTTTTGGACCGGCACAGGGCTTCCTTGCTGGCCGAGCTGAGGCGAGCTGGCGGGGAGCCCCCCGGTGGGGGGACCCGCCTGGCTTCTAG GTTTGAAGATTCTGTGGGTCTtcagatggtatctcattgtaccacaagaaaaatcaaaagtgATTCACCAAAATCAGTTCAAAAATTTG CTCTAATTCTGAAAATATTGTCAATGATTTATAAATTAGTACAGAGCAACACTTACGCAACCAAAAG agACATATATTACACTGACAGCCAACTCTTTGGTAACCAGACTATTGTGGACAATATTATCAGTGACATTTCTTGTATGTTAAAAGTGCCAAGAAGAAGTCTGCATATA ttatcTACATCAAAAGGCTTAATTGCTGGCAATTTAAGATACATTGAGGAAGACGGCACCAAAGTGAACTGTACTGGTGGTGCAACA GCCGTTGCTGTGCCTTCTAATATTCAAGGAATTCGGA ATTTAATTACAGATGCAAAATTTGTATTAATTGTAGAAAAAGATGCAACATTTCAGCGGCTCCTAGATGACAACTTTTGCAATAAAATGTCTCCATGCATCATGGTTACG GGAAAGGGAGTTCCTGATCTGAACACAAGACTTCTGGTCAAGAAGCTCTGGGATACGTTCCACATCCCAGTGTTCACTCTCGTAGATGCTGATCCACACG GCATAGAAATAATGTGCATCTATAAGTATGGATCAATG tCCATGTCTTTTGAAGCTCATAATCTCACAGTTCCAGCTATTAGATGGCTTGGTCTCCTCCCTTCTGATCTTAAAAG GTTAAATATACCTAAAGATAGTTTGATTCCACTAACAAAACGGGACCAAATGAAACTTGACAGTATCCTGAAGAGACCTTATGTTACCTGCCAACCATTTTGGAGAAAAGAA ATGGAAATAATGGCAGATTCTAAAATGAAGGCAGAAATTCAAGCTTTGACCTTCCTATCATCAGATTATCTTTCCAGAGTATACTTACCTAACAAATTAAGATTTGGAGggtggatataa
- the SPO11 gene encoding meiotic recombination protein SPO11 isoform X1 has translation MAFAPMGPEASFFEVLDRHRASLLAELRRAGGEPPGGGTRLASSSEVLASIENIIQDIITSLARNEAPAFTIDDRSSWENIKFEDSVGLQMVSHCTTRKIKSDSPKSVQKFALILKILSMIYKLVQSNTYATKRDIYYTDSQLFGNQTIVDNIISDISCMLKVPRRSLHILSTSKGLIAGNLRYIEEDGTKVNCTGGATAVAVPSNIQGIRNLITDAKFVLIVEKDATFQRLLDDNFCNKMSPCIMVTGKGVPDLNTRLLVKKLWDTFHIPVFTLVDADPHGIEIMCIYKYGSMSMSFEAHNLTVPAIRWLGLLPSDLKRLNIPKDSLIPLTKRDQMKLDSILKRPYVTCQPFWRKEMEIMADSKMKAEIQALTFLSSDYLSRVYLPNKLRFGGWI, from the exons ATGGCGTTTGCACCCATGGGGCCGGAGGCCTCGTTCTTCGAGGTTTTGGACCGGCACAGGGCTTCCTTGCTGGCCGAGCTGAGGCGAGCTGGCGGGGAGCCCCCCGGTGGGGGGACCCGCCTGGCTTCTAG TTCTGAGGTTCTTGCatctatagaaaatattatccAAGACATAATTACAAGCTTGGCCAGAAATGAAGCACCTGCATTCACAATAGACGACAGATCAAGCTGGGAAAATATAAA GTTTGAAGATTCTGTGGGTCTtcagatggtatctcattgtaccacaagaaaaatcaaaagtgATTCACCAAAATCAGTTCAAAAATTTG CTCTAATTCTGAAAATATTGTCAATGATTTATAAATTAGTACAGAGCAACACTTACGCAACCAAAAG agACATATATTACACTGACAGCCAACTCTTTGGTAACCAGACTATTGTGGACAATATTATCAGTGACATTTCTTGTATGTTAAAAGTGCCAAGAAGAAGTCTGCATATA ttatcTACATCAAAAGGCTTAATTGCTGGCAATTTAAGATACATTGAGGAAGACGGCACCAAAGTGAACTGTACTGGTGGTGCAACA GCCGTTGCTGTGCCTTCTAATATTCAAGGAATTCGGA ATTTAATTACAGATGCAAAATTTGTATTAATTGTAGAAAAAGATGCAACATTTCAGCGGCTCCTAGATGACAACTTTTGCAATAAAATGTCTCCATGCATCATGGTTACG GGAAAGGGAGTTCCTGATCTGAACACAAGACTTCTGGTCAAGAAGCTCTGGGATACGTTCCACATCCCAGTGTTCACTCTCGTAGATGCTGATCCACACG GCATAGAAATAATGTGCATCTATAAGTATGGATCAATG tCCATGTCTTTTGAAGCTCATAATCTCACAGTTCCAGCTATTAGATGGCTTGGTCTCCTCCCTTCTGATCTTAAAAG GTTAAATATACCTAAAGATAGTTTGATTCCACTAACAAAACGGGACCAAATGAAACTTGACAGTATCCTGAAGAGACCTTATGTTACCTGCCAACCATTTTGGAGAAAAGAA ATGGAAATAATGGCAGATTCTAAAATGAAGGCAGAAATTCAAGCTTTGACCTTCCTATCATCAGATTATCTTTCCAGAGTATACTTACCTAACAAATTAAGATTTGGAGggtggatataa